From Paenibacillus graminis, a single genomic window includes:
- a CDS encoding dipeptidase translates to MSYENYFQTEREAQLAELKQWLAIPSISALSSHKEDVLSAAHWLLDTLKRAGLENIELHPTAGHPVIYADYLHAPGKPTILVYGHYDVQPVDPLNLWTTPPFEPKIRDGKLYARGATDDKGQVFMHIKAIEAILKQEGTLPVNIKLCIEGEEEIGSVHLPPFLEASKDKLAADAVLVSDTSLLERGRPAICTGLRGLCSLEVSVNTALTDLHSGSYGGGVPNALHALVSLLSSLHDDKGRVAVEGFYDGVPELSPLLREEFAKQGVDEDKIRSGLGLEQLYGEEGYSFVERVGARPTLELNGVYGGFQGEGSKTVIPKEAHAKITCRLVGDQDPQHILDVVEAHLKANIQAGAKVQVKQMEKARAFNIDPSNPILQTAADAYGKVYGTRALFTKDGGSIPIMESFSRILQAPVVLMGFGLDDENLHAPDEHFNLENFDKGLLTIVEFLKTV, encoded by the coding sequence ATGTCTTACGAAAACTACTTTCAGACTGAGCGTGAAGCTCAGCTGGCCGAACTGAAGCAATGGCTGGCGATCCCCAGCATTTCCGCGCTCTCTTCCCACAAGGAAGATGTATTATCCGCTGCACACTGGCTGCTGGATACCCTGAAGCGCGCGGGGCTGGAAAACATCGAGCTCCATCCTACCGCAGGCCATCCGGTCATCTATGCCGATTATCTTCATGCCCCCGGCAAGCCGACCATACTGGTCTATGGCCACTATGATGTGCAGCCGGTCGATCCCCTTAACCTGTGGACGACTCCGCCTTTTGAACCGAAAATCCGTGACGGCAAACTGTATGCTCGCGGAGCCACCGACGACAAAGGCCAGGTATTCATGCACATCAAGGCTATTGAGGCCATTCTCAAGCAGGAAGGCACTCTGCCGGTCAATATCAAGCTGTGCATCGAAGGCGAAGAGGAGATTGGCAGCGTCCATCTGCCGCCTTTCCTGGAAGCCAGCAAAGACAAGCTCGCAGCAGATGCCGTGCTGGTCTCGGATACTTCCCTGCTGGAACGCGGACGCCCGGCCATCTGCACCGGCCTTCGCGGCCTCTGCTCGCTTGAAGTCAGCGTCAATACCGCATTGACAGATCTTCACTCCGGTTCCTACGGCGGAGGTGTGCCGAATGCACTGCATGCGCTGGTCTCCCTGCTGAGCTCACTTCATGACGACAAGGGCCGCGTTGCTGTAGAAGGCTTCTACGATGGTGTTCCCGAGCTATCCCCGCTGCTGCGCGAAGAATTTGCCAAGCAAGGGGTAGATGAAGACAAAATCCGATCCGGCCTTGGTCTGGAGCAGCTGTACGGCGAAGAGGGATACAGTTTTGTGGAACGGGTCGGCGCCCGGCCAACCCTTGAACTGAACGGTGTCTACGGCGGCTTCCAGGGTGAAGGCAGCAAGACTGTCATCCCTAAAGAAGCCCATGCCAAAATCACCTGCCGCCTTGTCGGCGACCAGGACCCTCAGCATATTCTGGATGTTGTTGAGGCTCATCTCAAGGCCAATATCCAGGCAGGAGCGAAAGTCCAGGTAAAACAAATGGAAAAAGCCCGCGCCTTCAACATCGATCCTTCGAATCCCATCCTGCAGACAGCGGCTGACGCCTACGGCAAAGTATACGGCACCCGCGCCCTTTTCACCAAAGACGGCGGTTCCATTCCGATCATGGAAAGCTTCTCCCGCATTCTTCAAGCACCGGTGGTGCTGATGGGCTTTGGCCTGGATGACGAGAATCTGCATGCACCGGATGAGCATTTCAATCTGGAGAACTTCGATAAAGGCCTGCTGACCATTGTCGAGTTCCTGAAGACTGTCTAA
- a CDS encoding TRM11 family SAM-dependent methyltransferase, whose translation MQNNQEQPLYIYTYACTGDEESLCGMELRCLFGREIPAAIFGSRVQVDVSRSPFIKERIDVMYSGNSLEDIYKQTEQVEVEGQTFKVIFVKTNDLSPEEKIEYDERRAIEREIGMRIEGEADVNHPERVYGIVTLGGCWYFGEYHKNKATWFRQMKKPRSYSIALSTRVARAAVNMAVPHPAGVRAIDPCCGIGTVMVEALSMGIDIVGRDINPQIVAGARTNIAHFGWSSMVTLGDIADIQEHYDVAIVDMPYNLYSRITPGEQLAILVHTRRIADRAVIVAIEAVDEMIAEAGFTIIDRCVAKKGAFSRHLMLCE comes from the coding sequence ATGCAAAATAATCAGGAACAGCCATTATATATTTATACTTACGCCTGTACCGGGGACGAAGAATCCCTGTGCGGAATGGAGCTGCGCTGTCTGTTTGGCCGGGAAATTCCGGCTGCGATCTTTGGGAGCCGGGTCCAAGTGGATGTCAGCCGCAGTCCGTTTATCAAGGAGCGGATTGACGTTATGTACTCCGGGAACAGTCTGGAGGATATCTACAAGCAGACTGAACAGGTAGAGGTGGAGGGGCAGACATTCAAGGTGATTTTTGTGAAGACGAACGATTTGTCCCCGGAAGAAAAAATTGAGTATGATGAACGCAGAGCCATTGAGCGTGAGATCGGGATGCGTATTGAGGGAGAAGCGGATGTGAACCATCCGGAGCGGGTGTACGGCATTGTGACTCTGGGCGGCTGCTGGTACTTCGGAGAGTATCATAAGAATAAGGCAACCTGGTTCCGGCAGATGAAAAAACCGCGCAGCTACTCGATTGCCCTGAGCACGCGTGTTGCGCGGGCGGCGGTCAACATGGCGGTTCCGCATCCAGCAGGCGTGAGAGCGATAGATCCCTGCTGCGGGATAGGCACAGTAATGGTGGAGGCCCTGTCCATGGGCATTGACATTGTGGGCCGGGACATTAATCCGCAAATTGTCGCCGGTGCACGGACGAACATTGCCCATTTTGGATGGAGCAGCATGGTTACCCTGGGCGATATCGCGGACATCCAGGAGCATTATGACGTTGCCATAGTGGACATGCCCTATAACTTATATTCGCGGATTACGCCCGGGGAGCAGCTGGCGATTCTGGTCCATACCCGCCGTATCGCTGACCGTGCTGTCATTGTTGCGATTGAAGCGGTGGATGAAATGATTGCTGAAGCAGGCTTCACCATTATCGACCGCTGTGTAGCGAAGAAAGGCGCATTCTCCCGTCATTTGATGCTGTGTGAGTAA
- a CDS encoding NUDIX hydrolase, with protein MEQKWLTWAKEIQAIAQTGLTYAKDVYDIERYQALRELSVDILANYTFESKEKIRLAFAGEEGYSTPKVDVRGVIFREEKILLVREKLDGNWALPGGWADIGLSPREVAVKEIAEESGFQAEAVRLLAVLDKKFHHHPPEPYHVYKMFILCRITGGAAAEGVETDGVAFFAGDELPELSEERNTREQLQTMFEYLRNPDKPVILD; from the coding sequence ATGGAACAGAAGTGGTTAACCTGGGCCAAGGAAATTCAGGCGATTGCCCAGACGGGGCTTACCTATGCCAAGGATGTATATGATATCGAACGTTATCAGGCGCTGCGGGAGCTGAGTGTGGATATTCTGGCGAACTATACCTTTGAGAGCAAGGAGAAGATCAGGCTTGCCTTTGCGGGCGAGGAGGGCTACAGTACGCCCAAGGTAGATGTGCGCGGTGTAATTTTCCGTGAAGAGAAGATTCTGCTGGTTCGTGAAAAGCTGGACGGCAACTGGGCGCTCCCCGGAGGCTGGGCCGATATCGGACTGTCTCCAAGGGAAGTAGCGGTTAAGGAGATTGCTGAGGAATCAGGTTTTCAGGCAGAGGCGGTGCGTCTGCTGGCAGTGCTGGACAAGAAGTTCCATCACCATCCGCCGGAGCCGTACCATGTGTACAAAATGTTCATCTTATGCCGGATAACCGGCGGCGCTGCTGCGGAGGGAGTAGAGACGGACGGGGTAGCTTTTTTTGCCGGGGATGAACTGCCGGAGCTGTCGGAAGAACGGAATACACGGGAGCAGCTGCAGACAATGTTCGAATATTTGCGGAATCCTGATAAACCGGTCATTTTGGACTAG
- a CDS encoding ASCH domain-containing protein gives MTEIIAEYWKAYLEEHPEAADLYDSAWAFGDNDRLADELLALVLEGVKTAMNYELNEVRGLPLPFIGGHSIILDSQGMPRGIIRTTKCEVVPFHEVTAEFAYSEGEDDRTLESWRYHHEAYFTREMKAYEMNFDPGMRVVCENFELVYRK, from the coding sequence ATGACAGAAATAATCGCTGAATATTGGAAGGCGTATCTGGAGGAACACCCTGAAGCGGCTGATTTATACGACAGTGCCTGGGCGTTTGGAGACAATGACCGGCTGGCAGATGAGCTGCTGGCCCTTGTGCTGGAGGGAGTCAAGACAGCCATGAACTATGAGCTGAACGAGGTGCGCGGTCTGCCTTTACCTTTTATCGGCGGTCATTCCATTATCCTGGACAGCCAAGGCATGCCGCGGGGAATCATCAGGACAACGAAATGCGAGGTTGTTCCCTTTCACGAAGTGACTGCGGAGTTTGCCTATTCCGAAGGTGAGGATGACCGTACTCTGGAATCATGGCGGTATCATCATGAAGCCTATTTCACAAGAGAAATGAAGGCTTATGAAATGAACTTTGATCCAGGCATGCGCGTGGTCTGCGAAAACTTTGAACTGGTATACCGCAAATAA
- the abc-f gene encoding ribosomal protection-like ABC-F family protein → MIISCQNVQKYHGAQLVLSDVTFDIRQGEKIGLIGRNGCGKTTLFHLLNGEERPDQGQISIRKGSVVGLLAQIQEVHDEETVYAVLQRSFAEPLEWQARLRELELAMSQPDAGSSGLTFDRLLKEYGTLQEKFEAAGGYEIESSIQRVAAGLGIGTGQYDRRFSSLSGGEKTKVGLAELLLRRPDILLLDEPTNHLDMEAIEWLEQFLQDYEGTVVAISHDRYFLDAVVKKVIEIEDGEAFTFHTNYSGYQVEKEARLLRQFADYQEQQKKIKQMQESIKRLIEWGNRSNPPNPSFHRRAASMQKALDRMVKVKRPVLERKTMDLQLQQEDRTGNQAVILDRIGKSYGDRTLFSGANEVLRYGETTALIGGNGAGKSTLLRIILGQELPDEGTCTLASRAVIGYLAQEAVPEDGKLSVLRYFREEAGLEEGEARGQLARFLFYGSDVFKNIANLSGGEWTRLRFAVLMHRRPNLLILDEPTNHLDIDSREALEEALEDYPGTVLAVSHDRYFINRCFGKLWSIAGGRFTAFPGNYEYYKEKQAEKAAASGLSSNSSNGQLQSDNAPKSGSNSSAGKADISEARLRDSNEARSGSSALVPGKSRPQGYWEEKIAAAEEQLSSIDAEMLDPLISSDADRLAELQTLRDTAQEKLDELYACWMSETDQ, encoded by the coding sequence ATGATCATCTCATGCCAAAATGTTCAAAAATACCACGGTGCCCAGCTCGTGCTGAGCGACGTTACCTTCGATATCCGCCAAGGTGAAAAAATCGGCCTGATCGGCCGCAACGGCTGCGGCAAAACAACGCTTTTCCATCTGCTGAATGGGGAGGAACGTCCCGACCAGGGTCAAATCTCCATCCGTAAAGGCAGTGTCGTTGGACTGCTGGCGCAAATTCAGGAAGTACATGACGAGGAGACTGTTTATGCAGTTTTGCAGCGCAGCTTCGCCGAACCGCTGGAGTGGCAGGCCCGCCTGCGGGAGCTGGAGCTGGCAATGTCTCAGCCGGATGCCGGAAGCAGCGGATTAACCTTTGACCGGCTGCTCAAGGAATACGGCACCCTCCAGGAAAAATTCGAAGCGGCTGGAGGCTATGAGATTGAATCCTCCATCCAGCGTGTAGCCGCAGGTCTGGGCATCGGAACCGGACAATATGACCGCCGCTTCTCCTCCCTTTCCGGAGGCGAGAAAACCAAGGTCGGCCTGGCCGAGCTGCTGCTGCGCCGTCCCGATATCCTGCTGCTGGATGAACCGACGAACCATCTCGATATGGAAGCCATCGAATGGCTGGAGCAGTTCCTGCAGGACTACGAAGGGACAGTGGTGGCGATCTCCCATGACCGCTACTTCCTCGATGCGGTAGTGAAGAAGGTGATTGAGATTGAAGACGGTGAAGCCTTCACGTTCCACACCAACTACAGCGGCTATCAAGTCGAGAAGGAAGCCCGGCTGCTGCGGCAGTTTGCCGATTATCAGGAGCAGCAGAAGAAGATTAAGCAAATGCAGGAGAGCATCAAACGGCTGATCGAATGGGGCAACCGTTCCAATCCGCCGAACCCCTCCTTCCACCGCCGGGCAGCTTCGATGCAGAAGGCGCTCGACCGGATGGTGAAGGTCAAACGCCCGGTCCTGGAGCGCAAAACCATGGATCTGCAGCTGCAGCAGGAGGATCGGACCGGCAATCAGGCCGTCATTCTTGACCGGATTGGCAAAAGCTACGGGGACCGTACCCTCTTCTCCGGGGCCAATGAAGTTCTGCGGTATGGGGAAACCACCGCATTGATCGGCGGCAACGGCGCAGGCAAGAGTACGCTGCTGCGGATTATTCTGGGCCAGGAGCTGCCGGACGAGGGAACCTGCACCCTTGCCTCCAGAGCCGTGATCGGCTATCTGGCTCAGGAAGCTGTTCCAGAGGACGGGAAGCTTTCAGTGCTGCGGTACTTCCGCGAGGAAGCAGGCCTGGAGGAGGGCGAGGCCCGGGGACAGCTGGCACGGTTTCTCTTTTACGGAAGTGATGTATTCAAGAATATTGCGAACCTCTCCGGAGGAGAGTGGACCCGGCTGCGGTTTGCAGTGCTGATGCACCGCCGCCCGAATCTGCTGATTCTCGATGAACCGACCAACCATCTGGATATTGATTCACGTGAGGCGCTGGAGGAAGCGCTGGAGGATTACCCCGGCACTGTGCTGGCGGTATCCCATGACCGTTATTTCATCAACCGCTGCTTCGGGAAGCTCTGGTCCATAGCCGGAGGAAGATTCACCGCTTTCCCCGGCAACTATGAGTATTACAAGGAAAAACAGGCCGAGAAGGCTGCCGCCTCGGGGCTCTCTTCGAATAGCAGCAACGGGCAGCTGCAATCAGATAATGCCCCCAAGTCCGGCAGCAATTCATCTGCCGGCAAGGCTGATATTTCAGAGGCTAGGCTCAGGGACAGTAACGAAGCCAGAAGCGGCAGCTCTGCTTTAGTACCCGGCAAGTCCCGCCCTCAAGGCTATTGGGAGGAGAAGATCGCCGCAGCCGAGGAGCAGCTTAGCTCCATTGATGCGGAAATGCTTGACCCGCTGATCTCCAGCGATGCGGATAGACTCGCGGAACTGCAGACTCTCCGGGACACCGCGCAGGAGAAGCTGGATGAGCTGTACGCCTGCTGGATGAGTGAAACAGACCAATAA
- a CDS encoding PH domain-containing protein, producing the protein MAMFNGLLGNATQVALPDVQREYAQILAPQEKIERAYKLVRDMFIFTDKRLILVDKQGVTGKKTEYHSIPYKSITHYSVETAGHFDLDAELCLYVSGGALPLKKTFNKSVNIYEVQAVLSQYILK; encoded by the coding sequence ATGGCGATGTTTAACGGATTGCTGGGCAATGCCACACAGGTCGCACTTCCGGATGTTCAGCGGGAATACGCACAGATTCTTGCCCCGCAGGAAAAAATCGAGCGGGCTTATAAGCTGGTCCGGGATATGTTTATTTTTACGGATAAACGGCTGATTCTTGTTGACAAGCAGGGCGTAACCGGCAAAAAAACGGAGTACCATTCCATCCCTTACAAAAGCATTACGCATTATTCGGTGGAAACAGCCGGGCACTTTGACTTGGATGCGGAGCTATGCCTGTATGTGTCGGGAGGCGCACTGCCGCTGAAGAAAACCTTCAATAAATCCGTGAATATCTATGAGGTGCAGGCTGTACTGTCCCAGTATATTTTAAAATAA
- the ggt gene encoding gamma-glutamyltransferase — protein sequence MTTGPVIGTKTMVVSPHYLASSAGARILQKGGNAFDAAVAVSAALAVVYPHMTGLGGDAFWLTYSAGEGRVRAYNGSGRSGYGVRRDCYAGEEAIPRRGVRSAITVPGMADSWSAVQREYGRLTLGEVLEPAIGYAAGGFPLSPDQYGNSVLAGAALSPEAAAIYLPGGAVPAAGGRFVQQQLAASLRLLAEGGRDAFYKGKIAEEISHYMRASGGYLTREDFAGHQGNWDEPVSTDYHGYAVYQVPPNSQGFTALMVLNILEHFNFGEIAHGSYEYYHLLVEALKLSFRDRDRVLTDPAFSRIPLEQLLDKQYASVLAASVSLVKAAALGSEPVGRDTAYAAVVDDEGNAVSFIQSLYFEFGSGVVAGNTGILLQNRGSFFSLEPGHINGLEPHKRTFHTLMPAMACLDGKPVYLYGTQGGEGQPQTQSLLLTRMLHYGMDPQAAVNAPRLVWGRTWGEPTQELKVERRVAPEVLNKLSEAGHLVRSVGEYDGIVGHAHAISIDANGYRSGGTDPRCDGAAIGW from the coding sequence ATGACGACAGGTCCTGTAATCGGTACGAAAACGATGGTGGTCAGCCCCCATTACCTGGCCTCCTCCGCCGGAGCGCGGATTCTGCAAAAGGGCGGCAACGCCTTTGATGCGGCGGTAGCAGTCAGCGCCGCGCTTGCTGTGGTCTATCCGCATATGACGGGACTGGGCGGCGATGCCTTCTGGCTCACCTACAGCGCGGGTGAAGGGCGCGTCCGGGCCTACAACGGCAGCGGGCGTTCCGGCTACGGCGTCCGCAGGGACTGCTACGCCGGCGAGGAGGCGATTCCGAGACGGGGTGTGCGCAGTGCCATTACGGTCCCCGGAATGGCGGACAGCTGGTCGGCCGTCCAACGCGAGTATGGACGCCTGACCCTGGGGGAGGTGCTGGAGCCGGCGATCGGCTATGCCGCCGGCGGGTTTCCGCTGTCGCCGGACCAGTACGGCAACAGCGTGCTCGCCGGAGCGGCGCTGTCCCCGGAAGCGGCGGCGATCTATCTTCCCGGCGGCGCGGTTCCGGCCGCAGGGGGCAGGTTTGTGCAGCAGCAGCTGGCCGCATCGCTGCGGCTCCTGGCCGAGGGCGGCCGGGATGCTTTTTATAAAGGGAAGATTGCCGAGGAGATCAGTCATTATATGCGGGCTTCCGGCGGGTATCTCACCCGGGAGGATTTTGCCGGTCATCAGGGGAACTGGGACGAGCCGGTATCTACGGACTACCACGGTTACGCGGTTTATCAGGTCCCGCCGAACTCCCAGGGTTTTACCGCGCTGATGGTGCTGAATATCCTGGAACACTTCAATTTTGGAGAGATCGCGCATGGCTCCTATGAATATTATCATCTGCTGGTGGAGGCGCTGAAGCTGAGCTTCCGCGACCGCGACCGGGTGCTCACCGACCCGGCATTCAGCCGGATTCCGCTGGAGCAGCTCTTGGATAAACAGTATGCTTCCGTGCTGGCTGCATCGGTTTCACTTGTGAAGGCAGCTGCGCTTGGCAGTGAACCGGTAGGCCGGGATACCGCTTATGCGGCAGTAGTGGATGATGAAGGCAATGCGGTTTCTTTCATTCAAAGCCTGTATTTTGAATTTGGCTCAGGCGTTGTGGCCGGCAATACAGGGATTCTGCTGCAGAACCGGGGCTCGTTCTTCTCGCTCGAGCCCGGACATATTAATGGGCTGGAGCCGCACAAGCGCACGTTCCATACGCTGATGCCGGCTATGGCCTGCCTTGACGGCAAACCGGTCTATCTCTATGGCACGCAGGGCGGAGAGGGCCAGCCGCAGACCCAGAGCCTGCTGCTGACCCGGATGCTGCATTACGGAATGGACCCGCAGGCGGCGGTGAACGCGCCGCGTTTGGTCTGGGGCAGAACCTGGGGCGAGCCGACCCAGGAGCTGAAGGTGGAGCGCAGGGTCGCACCTGAGGTGCTGAACAAGCTATCCGAAGCCGGACATCTGGTGCGTTCCGTGGGGGAATATGATGGAATAGTGGGCCATGCCCACGCGATTTCAATCGATGCCAACGGCTACCGCAGCGGGGGCACGGACCCGCGCTGCGACGGTGCAGCTATAGGCTGGTAG
- a CDS encoding amidase, whose product MAVHNQHGAFIEPELEVTGSGSGKLAGLSFAVKDVFAVAGHRSSAGNPDWLRSHQPSQMHAAAVRRLLQSGASLRGATHTDELMYSLGGENYHYGTPVNPRARGRIPGGSSSGSAVAVASGDVDFALGTDTGGSVRVPSAYCGVYGFRPTHGAVEMEGVIPLAPGFDTVGWITARPELLLRAGEVLLGAAAPGSGAGTMGKLHIMPEAWALAGADSAASLQGGLQVLQAGAGWSGATEIAPEGLKTWMDVFRELQGAEIWATHGAWIERAQPLFGPDIAARFAWAAGLAGQDHRRALRIREVIAARLRQLLGEDGCIVLPTVPGPAPLRGGDLAQLEQHRSGAMMLSCIAGLAGLPQVTLPVIGPAGLPLGLSVIGGHGQDLRLLSWVRRIWRQD is encoded by the coding sequence ATGGCTGTTCATAATCAACATGGTGCATTTATTGAACCGGAGCTTGAGGTAACGGGTTCGGGAAGCGGGAAATTGGCTGGTCTTAGCTTTGCAGTAAAAGATGTATTCGCCGTAGCCGGGCACCGATCTTCTGCCGGCAACCCGGATTGGCTTCGCAGCCATCAGCCGTCACAGATGCATGCGGCAGCGGTTCGCAGGCTGCTGCAGTCGGGGGCGAGCCTGCGGGGGGCCACGCATACCGATGAGCTGATGTACAGCCTCGGCGGGGAGAATTACCACTATGGCACGCCGGTCAATCCGCGGGCCAGAGGCCGTATCCCCGGCGGCTCCTCCAGCGGTTCGGCGGTGGCGGTAGCCTCCGGCGATGTGGATTTTGCGCTGGGAACGGATACGGGCGGTTCCGTCCGCGTGCCATCTGCGTACTGCGGCGTATACGGCTTCCGCCCTACGCATGGTGCGGTGGAGATGGAAGGCGTAATTCCGCTTGCGCCGGGCTTCGACACCGTGGGCTGGATCACAGCCCGCCCGGAGCTGCTGCTGCGGGCAGGCGAAGTACTCCTCGGAGCAGCAGCTCCGGGCAGTGGGGCAGGCACGATGGGTAAGCTGCACATCATGCCCGAGGCTTGGGCGCTGGCTGGTGCGGATAGCGCAGCCAGCTTGCAAGGCGGCCTGCAGGTGCTACAGGCCGGTGCAGGCTGGTCCGGCGCGACGGAGATCGCGCCGGAGGGGCTGAAGACATGGATGGATGTCTTCAGGGAACTGCAGGGCGCCGAGATATGGGCGACCCACGGGGCATGGATAGAGCGTGCGCAGCCGCTCTTTGGCCCGGACATCGCCGCCCGCTTCGCATGGGCGGCGGGCCTTGCCGGGCAGGACCACCGCCGCGCGCTGCGGATACGCGAGGTGATTGCGGCCCGGCTGCGGCAGTTGCTTGGGGAGGACGGCTGCATCGTCCTCCCGACCGTGCCAGGGCCCGCACCGCTGCGCGGCGGGGATCTGGCACAGCTGGAACAGCACCGCAGCGGCGCCATGATGCTCAGCTGCATCGCCGGCTTAGCCGGTCTGCCGCAGGTGACGCTGCCGGTGATTGGCCCCGCCGGCTTGCCGCTTGGCTTGTCGGTGATCGGCGGGCATGGGCAGGATTTGCGCCTGCTCTCCTGGGTCCGGAGGATTTGGCGACAGGACTAG